In the genome of Engraulis encrasicolus isolate BLACKSEA-1 chromosome 21, IST_EnEncr_1.0, whole genome shotgun sequence, the window cgattgagtactcgccagtgagccattttacgttataacctgtgtagttgcctcggtcagcacgcgacaacttcacgttgtcagcacaaacatgtcaattattgttttcaaagttgtaattggcagtcagtcgattagtttgatagtcgctgaaacaccaaacggcgacagatgtggttaaaacttgagagacattcagaacggtagtggagcactgcaactgtggacggtgacagagaggggaggggctctcctcacgaggctgctcatttaaagcgacaggttgtttttttctcgtatgtggaagactatttgatgtaatgtttcagtttcaattcaatcttaaatagtttagttattctatgcaataacttatacacagggttggggaagttactttttaaatgtaatccggtaaagttacaaattactctttcaaaaatgtattcagtaatgtaatcccattacttcaatatttaagtaatgtaacggattacttttggattacttttggattacttttcccccaaaatacttATAATGACTTAAGTGAATCATGCTTTTTCCCCCCAAACACTTACAATGACTTAAAATAAATTGAGGAAAGCTTACTTAGGCTTAGTTTGTCAATTATACAAGATATTGACTTTGGGTTGGCACAACCGGCACTGGACATCGATATTGGCGCCCTTGTCttccttgaaaatgaaatgtttattgtatttccaccgggtaaatgcatttttctccattgctcacgactgctctgtacttctttgactgagtgattgatgcaacgacaacgaactattgaacactcccaccagcagggaagggaagcaaggctgagagaacgtaggtcggtcaggaatgctactgtcactgtcgtcattacgtaacaggtgatgattccggcgaaaaaccaaaaatcacaacatacaagccgcggcataacaataaatgaataaataaatcagttaatataataattaaataaataaaagggaccaaagacgcaatttcgcaagaattgtaatcctgttaagtaatccccattcccactgaatgtaactgtaatctgaatacatatttttttgcttgtaatgtaacggattacaattacattgattttgtattcttttaccgtaacgccgttacatgtaatccgttactccccaaccctgcttatacattgattaatactgtagactgtattaccaacactagtctgaaagataataataataataataataatgataataataataataataataataataataataataatagcctaataatagacatgtgcaaattaagattgatttgtTTATGGGCaaaaatggtattcaataaggataattaatatgctattaaaaaaataggaaatcatttttgtgatcggcaatgatcggtaatcggcagataaagatttttggtgatcggtatcggtgattgggccaaaaaatggtgatcggagcacctctagcaaCCAGGATAGGAGCAGGATGATGCAAACAATAAATACCAGTGCAGCACAGGTGTCTTCTTGTCTTGTCTACTTTTTGTTATTCAAATAGCATTTGTATTTCTTTTATCATACTGTATTGGCAGGTCACTTTTGGTAAGGGAAAGACAGGATTTTACAAGTCGAGTAAAGTCATTCCTattattgccaagtcaagtctcaagtcaagtatTTTGTGACTCAagtgcaagtcacaagtccacatctctggtataCAGTGTTGTCTGGAATGGAATCAGACAATCTGATCAAATGAATGCCATGTTTCTATCACAGCCTTTCCAGTACCAGAGGATGTGATTGTGGGTTCAGTGACTCCAACATCTGCAGTTCTCAGCTGGAGCCTACAGCAGGGGATGCAGCAGATTCCACACAAGTTCCTGTTCTACTACTGCAGTAAAGGGACTAAACCCCAGACCATCTCTACAGAGTCATGCAGCGCGACTCTTACAGGCCTGCAGCCAGACACTCGGTACACTGCCAGTGTTTACTGTGAGCTTGAAGACGGGAGAAGAATGGAAGCTTCTTCAATCATTATTTTAACAGGTGAAGGCAGAATGTAACTGTTTTTAGTCCTGCATGTCCTCAGTAACGACTCCTTACGCCGCTTCTTTCATCAATCACATACTGCAGGTGCAATGTCTGAGGTAATTTGAAATGCTGAATGCTCAGGGAATTGATCTTGTGCCAGAAATCAGTGGCAGGAATGACACCTTTACTATGGAGCATAGCATAACAATCCTCACAGATATACGTAACTATTAATGCATGGGCGGTTCTAGTCAGGGGCCatggtgggccagggcccctgttgatttcctcctggcccctgttgtggtcCCTGTGCTGAACAGCTGATGACTGCGACATGATacacatttttgtatattatatattcataacattaaaaatatatctcttttgccaatttattGTGCCCCCCCTTCAAAAATAATGGCTCCACCATGGCCCCCCTGGTAATTGCGGTCTAGAACCGTCCCTCTATTAATGTAAATCTGTCTTTTCTCCTGACCCCACTGTGTGTcatgactgactgagtgactatTGTGATTCGCATCCCCAGCTGTGCCTACTCCTGGGCCCATTGAGGTCACCTCAGTGACGCCagactctgtgtgcgtgtgctggggACCTCCTGTGGGGTTCCCTGGACCCCATACATTTAGGGTCGCATGGCGGCCAGGTGACACCATCGAGGTTCAAGAAATGAAACTACAGGTCAAAAACCTCTACGCAGGACACACCTACACGTTCACTGTGGCCACAATCGGAAACAGTGGCCGGCAAAGTCCATGTGTCTCTGCAACCATTACCACAGGTTTGTTTCAACTAAAAGTTTTGTTTGAGATTGCTACATTGATAAACAGGACCACATTAGGCTGCTAGGAAAGACAACCAACCATAGGaccaggactgctgacagcttttgctgggcaccCTGGCCCCAAGAAAACTGACcgctttgtcccaccctgtcagcTCCCCTGATAGGACACATAATAGTATAAAATAAAATCACAACTAGCTTGTGGTTTGTTGCTAGACTTATTGCAGTCTCATTGTTATGAAAATCTTACAAGTTCATGTGGTTTGTATATATGTTTATCAGGTATCCCCCCGCCCGAGGAGCTCACTGCAGTGACGGGGGTTGGATCAGTATCAGTGACATGGAGGGAGCCAGTGGCAGTCCACCAGGCATCGTACCTACTGAAACTCCACGGTGGTGGGAGATGTCTGGAGACCACGTCTGTCCAGTCTCTGCAGCACAGCTTCCATGGCCTGAGCGCTGGCAGAGAATACTACATCACGGCCTGCACCGTAGTGGGCGACAGGTGGAGCAAGCTGGCAACCATTACCATCAGAATGGGTAAGTAGACTGAAATATGCCCTCATTATTTGGGCTGAGAATCATGTCGCTACAATGTATTGTTACAATGGAGAAGACGGCTAGCTTCTAGGGAAATACCAGACAAATTTCCACCTGCCTCTTCAATAATTTGTCAATAACAACGGCAAATTGCAAGTTGTCCAAATATATCTAAGAATGTAAATCACAAATCAATAAGCCTCTTCTATGCCATTGTTGTGCTATGCAGGTAGCCTTACTCCCACGGACTTGTCTGTGGCTGTGGATCGAGCAGGACCAGGTGACCAGTGGAAAGCGGATCTCAGCTGGAGCCTACAGCAGGGGATGGACCAAGGTCCACACAAGTTCCTGATCTCCTACTGCAGGGAAGGGGCTGAACCCCAGACCATCTCTACAGAGTCCTGCAGCACAACCCTTACAGGCCTGCAGCCAGACACTCAGTACACTGCCAGTGTCTGCATTGATACCCATAGTGGAGCTGGAGCGAAGACTGCCACTGTGTCTACCACTTTCCACACAAGTCAGTATCATTTTATCAGAAAGTCATATGGCAACAATTATACTGCACAAGCACAGGTTTAGCACACACTTGCTTGACCATCTCCTTGAGCGAAAAGTGTGTGTTTTGCTTCTACAGAGTCATCAGATTTGCTATACATTTGCCATCAGGTTTGCTTAAATAATAAAAAGGAAAAAGTCCAGCAATTCTGTGGCAAACATTTTTTTCCTGTTGTatggcactgattcttgagaaagcgggtaaaacatgtctctgcaataaactgccaattctgttgaaaataaactacattttcatgaacaaaatgaatccaggtaaagacacaggggtctgttacataaatgtacagtcgtttgaaatatttaagtgtaattttattacttttcatggctataaacctgcccacaccctgtaaaaacagctgtcccaaggacagacatcatcatttcaattgacttaaaggagaattccggccagtttggattaatatcccatcttgggtggaccgagggaaagggatgaaaggcaaaaccgcgagaaattttcatgcctgctgcgcaaagttgttcaattgcgctgttttcggttaaaacctgacccttcgggcacgtaattgacctgttttaaagctcctagcgtgcattaaaacccttttgaacgctttggccgtggtgtgtgggtccatacaagtcgatctagtggttcacatttccattaggaagcataggtacgatacaacaggagttttcgaaagttggcgcacctacctctttcagcttccgccttccaactacgtccgcaaaatggttcgccaaagtgatacttcatagtaatccattttatttttgtccaccaaagacgagccacaagaaacatattcacatgttttcatgccctgagttgttattgtcgcgcagattcacttctctgtcactgaacgcagtgtagtgacgtcacggtgtcacatgactcctggaaggaacgccattcgctcttccagttattatacataagcgagaaagagaggcgctgtcgtaatatactgtttgatattttgagatggatcctccgttggggtagttcaattgaagagtttggtggccatggttatcttttttgaaccagaatatttgttacagataaagaattattccttccaggagtccacccaagatgggatattaatccaaactggccggaattctcctttaaaatgtaaaaatcactgatattattgaataatatcaccatggtgtgaaagtccatattgaagtggttctgcagatatgcacatagtgcatgtaaagcaatatttactactattttctgattgctcaaagtgtgtccagcatattagtcaccaccgtcagattttttgaaaaagacaataaaatcaggtatgcgcaaggtcattgtcattacttaggaccccttttcataCCTTTAGATCTattgagtacttcaccatcactgaagctcctgtaagtttactaatttctcctcaatttgataatttgtttggacactggtactgtcccaaccataaactgtcaacaccgtcaggggttttaatagtattattgttacattaatgttaattatatatactttttcagaagcgtcatgaagcccctaagaaacagagcgaaaacaaagtggctaatgtgagcaaaaaatgcacaatatgtaaaagactgtttttttgtctcacaccgtcagatatcaccaccgtcagatttttttccgctcatcatcttgttccatattttactaaattgtgctggttaatgaaacattacagacatgttagtaataattgtgacccaaacttatactccagcctccactgaggtgcatttggagggttttttgtcacaaaacctgactgtggtgacatctgatgtagttcacaaaaaagcatgtgttttacatgtttttgacaagttttaagaatatgcttccaataagtatctacaattatgttgaattgtaaaagtaattcacttaaatacagtaaacttatttttttacttctaattctgtctgacgctggtgacaaaaccaagaaagagcccattttatgaaaaatgtaaaacatggggagcttggccaatacattcactgcacagccaagacgttcatctatgataatacacctctatattttggatttgaacaacttaaaacctgtttatgccacattttactcttcctagagtatctaacaaatgaagaaaaaacacatgcacaaatatactgtgcacacacaaaaataaagtgtttatgctagatgtcattgacattgtcattgtcacttgagaaggctatttattttgctaaatgtaggtaataattaggtcactttcaccaccttcagattactgtcaccaccgtcagttcttaagtcaccaccgtaagaaggagttttggacattttaaatgaatgtgcttacaacattttcctttgtagttgttgaattatcaaagtaatagcaaatttaagcctacacgaatatttgtgaaattacaaaaaattgtttgatctatttagccattaagtaagcattgtctgacagcacatatttttaaattagaacatatgaagcagtattaaaatagaatgaaagtgaattttcaacatttaaaggcgtatgggTGAACCAACAAActagggctgtcattttaacacgttaattcgattaattaattacaaggcgcATTAACGTGTTGTgaaaattaatggcattaattatttatgggtagacatacgttctaagcgcatggcgtggcaactgaattcactcactcacgctgtgataaatacaagccgtccgtcaacttctaaagctaaaatacaataaatacaacaaatacagacacttttctgtcttttgtcatgaacaaaagcatatgtttgtatttaattatttttagatatttttgaattattacgagatatgccagttgacgctgcattgctgcgaacagctgttcagttaaaaaatagctgtggaccaacgacgttttccttcaattaacacaagcaatcagacaatctctacagcttaaatacaactaataacatgtcagacaaaatgtggtgtttttcccattatcgatttgtctatatttgataacttttagaaagcattttatcagGAGATGTAAGCTACaagtctgcgctcggcagctggttcatctgatatgaatacaggcgcatttcaagacagtttatcatttgatttggccatggcagttgtataatagttggacttgtggtaggcctacttaaatcttccatacaactatagcccagcatgcgaatgcattgactgttcaggctttgaaacacacgacgcaaatatttgtgttcatgatgtgtgaccgcggtagccaagctactacatagagcctaccgcaatttcagcagaggtttctgctcatcggcagaacaacacttgtatattcactacaacatcaaaccacttgatagataatcgctaccttttccacgctgcacataagaatcaaaatattacaggctccgaaattaccccatgacacaagctacagtgcaagtgtcaacagcgcagagtagcctatagggatttcaatttgacagcacaaagtcatcgcaagtgctggaagatgatcttctcaagttgggttgtgattacagcgatttgagtgatacatgccacgttcagaataaaataataccactgtgccacagatgtcaagttgacaactttgatcgctaacttccactgacacctcagacactgacgttttctagcttcaaccaatcgcCATAGCGTAttacagagataggatgtcttacctttcgtgcagatagtttggagaagtttacatcagtcagtctttcttgtcctgtcttatatccatagaatattttggtgtagaatcaatgtttagtccaagcaagggttattggctagctcagtgcagttatcattcctggctaatccagctccccaaaatgtaaacaaaacgtgaatgaatgcacgtcatctgtttcatcagggggtgttcccatttccttgaactctgaccttttctgatagatagatagatagatagatagatagatagatagatagatagatagatagatagatagatagatagatagatagatagacagacagatagacagatagacagatagatagatagatagatagataagatactgtagactcattttttgtgtttgctaatgtagcctatttattcactaactctgtttaccaggcctattttaacatattagtacatcatagggcttataggcctattgtaattattattattattattattactactattattattattattattattattgtttcgcgtcatgaaaagaacatacgagtaagtgcgattaattagattaattaattacaaattctgtaattaattagattaatttttttaatctactgacagccctacaacaaacacacacaatcacttaaaaactccagatacatatgcaaccaaatcaatacactttttattgcttttaattgtgtctgacggtgttgacaaaaaacaaggtatgatcggagaaaaacctgatttctgaaaataatggaaaatggggagattggccttgtgcatttctgaaaagccaagacctttgtctacgaggatataccatattattttgtaattcacttcgtttttttctttcaagattacaacctgttttagccactttctcaagaatcagtggtggtTTAATAGTCCTATTGTCATCAGCACCTAAAACCTGTGCATGGAATCTGTCACTTTTGAGGCAGATTTGGTCTACAGATTGTTGTGTTTGCAATGGGATACTGTCCATAATAATAGGAAACATTCATGTACAGGATGTCAACAAATGTGCCTACTATATGTTTTCAGGTGAGTGGAGGATTGTGCTTCTTGGCAAATCCGGGGACGGGAAAAGCAGCACCGGCAACACCATCCTGGGAGAGGAGGTCTTCGAAGTGAAGAGTTCACCGTTTGCTGTGACCAACATGTGTGAAGCCCGCAGCAGAACAGTCAACGGCAGGAAGATCACCCTGATAGACACCCCGGGATTCCTCGACCCCACGACGGAGAACAGGATCAAGTACGAGATAGGCAAGTGCCTGACGCTGAGTTGCCCAGGACCTCACGCCTTCATCCTGGTGCTGAAGGTGGCTCGCTTCacaacagaagaggaggaggtcatCAACAAGACTGTGGAGCTGTTTACACGCAGGGCTTTTAGACACTCATTGATCATCTTCACCCATGGGAATGACCTGCAGGGTCAGACCATTCAGCAGTTTGTAGGGGAGAGTAGTCCAGTCACGCCAAGCCCTCAGGCAGCATCCTCAGCTCCACTGAAGAACCTAGTTGACAAATGTGGTGGCCGCTACCATGTCATAGACAATTTTTACTggaaggagaaaaaggagggTGAATA includes:
- the LOC134437270 gene encoding receptor-type tyrosine-protein phosphatase eta-like; this encodes MEEQSAVGDEAERAAAGTGTGTGHMAKGDTPSICTVSLFAGDNPLIGEAVLPLDPSRDDVSTAASGSVEEQSVPGRDSPVVSVRSKISYRSMKPPLTLTQELKKSQTAECPAVLCDVCPKTAIKSCMTCMASFCGDHVKSHYTVPALQRHRLVEATEDLEQRLCQRHNRELELYCTTDQTAICALCGVTEHSGHCITDFEPGKCKVQERKEATADAPPAVTDLCVKSNIPPPENLSCVETGLTSLSVSWSEPAGVDHASYLLTLYADRTCLWATTVSSLQHSFSGLDIGREYTISVSTVLENRQSSPVCTSITTPFPVPEDVIVGSVTPTSAVLSWSLQQGMQQIPHKFLFYYCSKGTKPQTISTESCSATLTGLQPDTRYTASVYCELEDGRRMEASSIIILTAVPTPGPIEVTSVTPDSVCVCWGPPVGFPGPHTFRVAWRPGDTIEVQEMKLQVKNLYAGHTYTFTVATIGNSGRQSPCVSATITTGIPPPEELTAVTGVGSVSVTWREPVAVHQASYLLKLHGGGRCLETTSVQSLQHSFHGLSAGREYYITACTVVGDRWSKLATITIRMGSLTPTDLSVAVDRAGPGDQWKADLSWSLQQGMDQGPHKFLISYCREGAEPQTISTESCSTTLTGLQPDTQYTASVCIDTHSGAGAKTATVSTTFHTSEWRIVLLGKSGDGKSSTGNTILGEEVFEVKSSPFAVTNMCEARSRTVNGRKITLIDTPGFLDPTTENRIKYEIGKCLTLSCPGPHAFILVLKVARFTTEEEEVINKTVELFTRRAFRHSLIIFTHGNDLQGQTIQQFVGESSPVTPSPQAASSAPLKNLVDKCGGRYHVIDNFYWKEKKEGEYTNVGQIEKLFDTIGEMVQRNEGRYYTEGHAAEGRGPSQGLRGMLSKLFALGKLYSKLP